CAGCGAAGCATCTCGCGTGTTTTCCAGAATTAGTAACCTCACATCAGCACGCGAGATGCTTCGCTGCGCTCGGCATGACGGGCGAGAGGATATCTGCCCGCTTTGCATGAGTGCACATTGGCATAAGCTCCTTTTTACGTACCGCGCTACCCTATATGCTGAGTAGCTAATTTTCAATACGCTCCAAGCACCACCCATCAAAGACCTGGAAAGCCCCTAAAAAAGCCCCGGGTATCTGAATTGAGATTTCGCCCAAACACTTCACGTGCCTGTGGGCGACGATTCATTATCCCATTCTTTTACACTTTATACGCCATGCTAACGGAAGAACTCATTGCGGAGCCCCACCTGAATGTGCGGGGCAAGCTGATTCGGCGGCAGGATGCGGACTATGAGCAAGCCCGCAAAGTACATAATGGCATGATCGACAAGTATCCCGATATGATCGTGCAGTGCGTGGATGTGGCCGATGTTATTGCGGCCGTAAATTTTGCCCGTGAAAATGATGTGCTGGTGGCCGTAAGAAGCGGAGGGCACAGCGGAGGCGGCTTTGGCATGTGCGACAAAGGGCTGGTAATTGACCTGAGTCACATGAAAGGCGTTCATGTGGACCCCGTGGAACGCACCGCCCTAGTGGATGCCGGCTGCACCCTCGGCGACGTAGACCACGCCACCCACGCCTTCGGACTGGCCCTACCCAGCGGCATAGTGTCTACTACCGGAGTGGGGGGCATTACGCTGGGCGGTGGGCTGGGCCACCTCACCCGTCATTGCGGCCTTTCCATCGATAATATGCTGGAAGCCGATGTGGTGCTGCCCGATGGCAGCTTTGTGAAAGCTTCCGCTACCCAGAACCAGGATTTGTTCTGGGGCTTGCGGGGCGGGGGCGGCAACTTCGGCGTTGTCACGTCCTTTTTGTTTCGCCTGCACCCCGTCAGTATGGTGGTTGGCGGCCCCATGCTTTGGCCTATGAGCGAGGCCCGAACCGTAATGCAGTGGTACCGCACCTTCATCCAGAAAGCCCCGAGTATATCAATGGGTTCTTTGCGTTTCTGTCGGTGCCGCCCGGACCGCCGTTTCCCGAGCATTTGTGGGGGCAAACGATGTGCGGAGTAGTATGGTGCTACACCGGAGCGCCCGAGCAAGCCGAAAAAACGTATGAGCCGATTCGCAGCTTCCGCACGCCAGCGCTGGATTTGGTAGGGCCATTGCCGCTGCCGGCGCTGCAAAGCATGTTTGATGGCCTGTATCCGCCCGGCTTGCAATGGTACTGGAAAGCCGATTTTGTGAATGAGCTTAGCGACGAAGCCATCGACATACACCTGAAGTTTGGCTATGAGCTGCCGACTCCGCTTTCCACCATGCACCTCTACCCAATAAATGGTGCCGCATCGCGCGTGGGTGCCCAAAATACGGCCTGGAACTATCGCCATTCCACCTGGTCGATGGTTATTGCGGGCGTCGATGCCGACCCTGCCAACCGGCAGCGCATCACGGACTGGGCCAAAGCCTACTGGAACGCGCTGCACCCATACTCAGCCGGTGGTGCCTACATCAATTTTATGATGGACGAAGGGCAGGAACGCATTAAAGCCACTTATGGCATTAACTACGAGCATCTGGTAGCCGTCAAAAACAAGTATGACCCCGACAACTTGTTCCGGGTGAATCAGAACATCCGGCCCACCAAGCACGGTCACGTTTTCACCTGATCGGGTGTGGGCAAAGCCCGCTTTGCCCCAATAAACTGAACCTAAAAAGCCGCTTGGTCTGACCGATCAGCGGCTTTTGCCTGTGTAGGTCCTGATTGCTGCGCTGCGTCCTGCGGCCTGTCATTCAGGTAGCGCTTCACGTCACTGGAGCAGCAGAGAATGCCCAAAGCAATCAGATTGAGAGTATTGGTGAGTAGATGCCCCACAATTGGGTCGTCGTCACCTAGATTGTTATACAAGACCATAGAGCTGAAGCACAAGCGCAAAACCAGCCAGCCCACCATGAGAACAAAGGCATTGCGCCAGCGCTTAAACAAGCCAACTATCAGCAACAGGCTAACAATGACGCTGGTGCTGAAGCTGCCGGTTTCGTCCACAAACCACAGCTTTTGCCATCTCGGTAGAAAGTCGGCCACTAGCAGAAACCCGGCTATCAGGTACAAGTGCTGCAATGCTGTCTTTTTAGAATACATCATAGAGAGATACAATTGGCTAACCAGTGCTATAAGGATATGATAATAAGATACAAAAAACCTGCAAAAAGCCCCCAGCCTCTATCAAGTAAACCTATAGGCTGACTTGGAGTGAGAGTCTCTTTTCGCCAAATATATATCATCCAAAATATTTATCTTCCGAATAGGGAAGCAGCAACCAAGCTGCCTCGTACAGCTACTGGAGGAGCTATCCGATGAAGCACATTCTACTAGTTATTGGGCTGGTATGGGGTCTAGGAATAGGGGCGCGAGGCCAAGCTGGGCGGGCCGATATGGTACTGCTCAACGGTAAGATATTCACCAGTGACGCGGCGCGCCCGTCGGTGGAGGCGCTGGCTATTCGGGGCGAGCGAATCATTGCCGTGGGTACAGTGGCAGAAATAAGCAAGCTGGCCGGCCCCAAAACCCGCCGCATCGACTTGCAGGGGCGCGTAGTTACGCCAGGCTTCAACGATGCCCACAACCACTTCGACCCCATGCCGGCTGGATTTCGGCTGGCCTTCACCAGCATGGAGCCCAGTTGGGAGGAAACCAGCCAAGCTATTAAAGCCGCTGCCCAACAAGTGCCCGCCGGCACCTGGATTTTCGGCACCGTGGGTTCCAAAGTAGTGCTCGACCCACTTGTAACCCGCGCCGCTCTCGATGCGCTGGCTCCGAATCACCCTGTATTGCTTGGTGCTTTCTACGGGCACGGTCAGATAGCCAACACCAAAGCACTACCACTTCTCCAACTCGATATCGAGCAGCCCGACCCGCTGGGGGGCAAATATGAGCGTATCACCGGCTCGCGCGAGCTCAATGGCCGCATGCACGAGTACGCCGAGTGGCGCACCAACTTCGTGCTAGCCGCGCAGGTACCCGATACCGCCGTTATTCGTGCTCTCCGCACCATGGCGGCGGTGGCGGCTGGCTACGGTATCACCACGATGCAGCTGTTTACCATCCTGCCCACCGATCGGTTTGTGCGCCTTCTTACTCAAGCCAATCTGCCGGTGCGGGTGCATGCGCGGCCCTTTCCGCTCACCACGCCCCAGGGCCGCGAAACCACCGAGCTACGTAAGCTCCTCACGCCGCCTATGCCCAAACTCGGCCCCCGCGTGCAGGTAAGCGGTATCAAATGGGTGTTGGATGGTACGCCCTACGAGCGGGGCGCTGCTCTACGCACGGCTTACCGCGACCAACCCAACTGGAAAGGAGAGCTCAACTTCAAAGAAGATGAAGTAGGCAAGATGGTGCAGGAAGGACTCGACTGGAAACAGCCACTGCTCTTCCACTGCGCTGGCGACCGGGCCGCCGAAGTAGTGTTTGATGCCCTCGAAGCCAACGAAACCAACGTAAACTGGCCCGCGCGGCGCGTCCGCATTGAGCACGGCGACGGCGTCGTTGGTGACCTGATCCCTCGAGCCAAGCGCCTGGGCGTGGTGGTAGTCCAAAACCCCACGCACTTTACCGAGCCGGCGCTGTTCGGGCAGCGCTGGGGCAACAAAATGCAGCCGCTTCGGTCATTGCTGGCGGCGGGCATACCGGTGGCGCTCGGCTCCGACGGGCCCATGAATCCCTTTCTGAACATCATGTTAGCTGGCATTAATCCGGCTAATCCAGCGGAGGCTATCACGGGCCATCAGGCTGTACAGGCGTACACGGCCGGATCGGCCTACGCCGAGTTCGCCGAAAAAGACAAGGGTACGCTGGCCGTGGGCAAGCTTGCCGACCTAGCCGTATTGTCACAAGATATCTTCTCCGTGCCGCCCCCGAACTGCCAAAAACCACGAGTGTCCTGACTATAGTTGGAGGCAAAGTGGTGCACGATGCCAATGTGTTAAAATAAGCTGGGGGCTTTTTTTATGACCGAGCTTAGACGCAATTCTCTATATGCAGCTTATTCTTTGCTAGAGGAAATTATAGATAAAGGCACTTTAGTCATACTTAATCTTGAATCACTGAATACATTTTTGTAGCTTCCTATTCTTTGCCAAAAGCGCTTGTAAACAATGGTTTAACTTTTACCACCTCTCCCCATGAAACATAAACATATGGCCGTATTCAGCAATCCTCTATTAGTGGGCGGTTTGCTATCTGCTATTTTTCTGGCTGGTTGCGAAAGCAGCCTCGACAAGATTCAGGACGAGCCTACCACGCAAAGCCAATCGGCTGACGCCCAGGGCGAGCCGGGCCGCGACTATGTAGCCAATGAACTGCTGGTCAAGTTTAAGGCTGGAGTATCGGAAGAGGCCAAGGCCAATGCACTGGCTCGTATCAGTGGCAAAGTGTCGGAGAAGATTCTGACCAAGGCCATGGAGCGTGCGGGGGAGAAGGAAGGCCTGATGGTAGTGCACACGCCCCTGCAAGCTTTGGAGGCGATGAGCAAGATGAAGGGCGGGCCCGAAATCGAATTTGCTGAGCCTAACTATATCTATCAGCACACCGCTACTTCCTCTGATCCGTACTACACCAATGGGTCCTTGTGGGGTATGTATGGCGCATCTACCTCTCCAGCTAACCAGTATGGCAGTAATGCTGCCGCAGCTTGGGCCGCTGGCAGAACCGGTTCAGCTACCGTATATGTAGGTATCATTGATGAAGGTATTCAGTTTGACCATCCCGATTTGTCAGGCCAGGTTTGGACGAACACGTTTGATCCAGTGAATGGACAAGACGATGATGGCAACGGCTACATCGACGATACTCACGGCTGGGACTTTGATGGCAACAACAACACGATCTATGATGGTGGTGCCAAAGGTAGCCTCGACGACCACGGCACGCACGTAGCGGGCACTATCGGCGCTAACGCTAACAATGGCGCTGGGGTAGCTGGCGTGAACTGGAACGTAAGAATGATTTCCTGCAAGTTCCTGGGCCGACGGGGCGGCACCTCGGCTAACGCGGTGAAGGCAGTAGACTACCTAACCAACTTAAAAGTAAAGCGCGGGCTAAACATCGTAGCCAGCAACAACTCTTGGGGTGGTGGCGGCTATTCACAGGCTCTATTTGATGCCATTAAACGCGCCAACGATGCGAACATTCTCTTCATCGCGGCGGCCGGGAATGGAGGCAGCGACGGCGTAGGCGACAATAACGACGCGGTGGCTAGCTACCCTTCCAATTACAACGTGGCAAATGTGATTGCCGTGGCCGCTATTACTTCCAGCGGTGCTAGGTCGAGCTTCTCCAACTATGGCGCTACCACCGTTGACATTGGAGCTCCGGGTTCAGCTATCTGGTCAACCACAGCCTATAATGGCTACTCTTCATACAGCGGTACATCTATGGCTACGCCGCACGTAACGGGTGCGGCGGCTTTGTACGCTGCTACGAAGCCGGGTTCTGCCGCTCAAATCAAGAATGCCCTACTGAGCAGTGCTGTGCCAACTGCTTCGTTATCTGGGAAAACCGTAACTGGTGGGCGTTTAGATGCAAATGCTGCACTTTCTAAATAGTAGAGTTACCGGTAGTTTATACTAATACATTCCAAAAAAGCCCCCAGAGCATCTCTGGGGGCTTTTTTCTGGCTTCCCTATTTTAGGAGATAATAACCTCTACGCGGCGGTTTTGCTGGCGGCCTTCGGGGTTGTCGGAACCGTCGGGCTTGGTGTTGGGGGCTATGGGGTTGGCCTCACCGAAGCCTTTCACCTGAAACTGCCCGGCGGCGCCGGCCTGGTGCTGGGTAAGCCAGTCGGCAATGGCCTGGGCGCGGCGCTGCGACAACGACACGTTGTAGGCGTCGTCGCCCTTGGCGTCGGTGTAGCCGTTGATGACCACGCGGCTCTTGGTATACTGCTTTACTACCTGGGCCAGCTTCTCCAACGTGGGCGCGGCCTCGGCCTTGATGTCGGCCTTGTCGAAGTCGAAAAGCACGTCGGTATCGAAGTTGATAACCAGGCCCATATCCGTCATCTGGGCGTTCAGGTCGTTGGCGGCGCCCGACAGGTCGCTTACCTGGCCGGTGAGCTTCTGGCCCTGATCAGGAGTGGCGGATGAAGCCGCCGGGGCTGCGGGTGTAGCCCCTGGTGTGGCGGGCGCTGCACCCGCGGGCGGCTGCACGGTGCCCGATAACGGCTGACCGGCATCGGGGGGCGTTTTTTGCTCTGAGCAGCTGCTAATAACCAGCAGCCCAGCCGTCAGCAACGCCCCCAAGTAAACGAGGCGGCTCATCGCTGCACCGCTATGCCATCAAAGGAACCAACCTCGGGCACACTCAGCGAGATGGTAGGGCTTTCAGCGGGCGGGGCCGGGAATTTCAGCGTAACGATGCTCGGGCCAGCTTTGCGCGCTGCTATGTCCAGGCTTTTGCCGCTGGAGTTGGTGGGCATGGCCATCCAGGCGCCCTGCTGGTCCTTGAGGATATTGTACTTGCGCGAAGTAGCGTCATCGATATAGTTGATCTGGTCGATGTCGGTGTGCAGAAACTCTGAGTTGCTATTGCTGGCGGCGGGCAGCGTGTATTGCAGCTCCACGTTCAGAATATCGCCTACTACGCGGGCTTTAGTCAGCGCTACTTGGGTGCCCTTGGGGCCGGGCTGGGTAGACAAAGCGGCTGCGGCCGGCGCCGGCGCTACTGCCTCGGCGCGCTCAACTCCGGCAGTTGCTTTGGCAGGGGCCGGAGCCGGCGCTGCGGCGGGCGTATCGACGGCCGTAGTAGTGGTGTCGGCGGTCTTTTCCTGGCTACAAGCGGTTACGCTCAAAGCAAATACACTGGCTACTAACAATGACTTTTGCATAAGTAAAGCTATATAGTTGAGTTAGGCAGTACGGCCATACGGCGCCCGAGGTTAAATTCCTGTCTTGAAGCCTCCTTCCCACACCGCCGCACCAACACGCGGAACGTGTTTGCCTCATCCGTTGCGTCGTCGATAATACCTGTCTTACCTAGAAATCGGAATTAGACTAGGTTAGCCATCAAAAAAGCCCCCCAGAATATATCTGGGGGGCTTTTTTAGGCTACGGTGGGTTCAATCGGAGGGAGGGACATCGCGACGCTACGCTGGGGCGGCCACCGGGGCGGAGGCGACCGAAGCCCCCGAAACCGAAGTTACGCAGGGCCGTCAGCTTTTGCCGTGGGGAATAGATTATAATAGCAAATTTTAGCGCTAGCCGTATGAATAGGTAGCCTCAAACTGCTTTCCCTAATACCGTCGTACGCAGTCTAATAAGGGTATTAGGAACTGATACAAATGAGACAAGCCATATTTACAGCACAATAAGAAATACTCTAAAGAGTGTTAATATTGCTGAGGCACCACGAATAAACAATATCATGAAAAGAGAAGCCAAAACGCTTTATTTGGAATCAGCCAAACTGAAGGGTTACAAATCAATTGTCGATGTTGAGATAGACTTTCTGCCTGGATTAAATATATTGATTGGTAGAAATGGATCTGGCAAGACAAATTTGTTAACGTTG
The window above is part of the Hymenobacter radiodurans genome. Proteins encoded here:
- a CDS encoding FAD-binding oxidoreductase yields the protein MLTEELIAEPHLNVRGKLIRRQDADYEQARKVHNGMIDKYPDMIVQCVDVADVIAAVNFARENDVLVAVRSGGHSGGGFGMCDKGLVIDLSHMKGVHVDPVERTALVDAGCTLGDVDHATHAFGLALPSGIVSTTGVGGITLGGGLGHLTRHCGLSIDNMLEADVVLPDGSFVKASATQNQDLFWGLRGGGGNFGVVTSFLFRLHPVSMVVGGPMLWPMSEARTVMQWYRTFIQKAPSISMGSLRFCRCRPDRRFPSICGGKRCAE
- a CDS encoding BBE domain-containing protein — its product is MCGVVWCYTGAPEQAEKTYEPIRSFRTPALDLVGPLPLPALQSMFDGLYPPGLQWYWKADFVNELSDEAIDIHLKFGYELPTPLSTMHLYPINGAASRVGAQNTAWNYRHSTWSMVIAGVDADPANRQRITDWAKAYWNALHPYSAGGAYINFMMDEGQERIKATYGINYEHLVAVKNKYDPDNLFRVNQNIRPTKHGHVFT
- a CDS encoding amidohydrolase, translating into MKHILLVIGLVWGLGIGARGQAGRADMVLLNGKIFTSDAARPSVEALAIRGERIIAVGTVAEISKLAGPKTRRIDLQGRVVTPGFNDAHNHFDPMPAGFRLAFTSMEPSWEETSQAIKAAAQQVPAGTWIFGTVGSKVVLDPLVTRAALDALAPNHPVLLGAFYGHGQIANTKALPLLQLDIEQPDPLGGKYERITGSRELNGRMHEYAEWRTNFVLAAQVPDTAVIRALRTMAAVAAGYGITTMQLFTILPTDRFVRLLTQANLPVRVHARPFPLTTPQGRETTELRKLLTPPMPKLGPRVQVSGIKWVLDGTPYERGAALRTAYRDQPNWKGELNFKEDEVGKMVQEGLDWKQPLLFHCAGDRAAEVVFDALEANETNVNWPARRVRIEHGDGVVGDLIPRAKRLGVVVVQNPTHFTEPALFGQRWGNKMQPLRSLLAAGIPVALGSDGPMNPFLNIMLAGINPANPAEAITGHQAVQAYTAGSAYAEFAEKDKGTLAVGKLADLAVLSQDIFSVPPPNCQKPRVS
- a CDS encoding S8 family peptidase → MKHKHMAVFSNPLLVGGLLSAIFLAGCESSLDKIQDEPTTQSQSADAQGEPGRDYVANELLVKFKAGVSEEAKANALARISGKVSEKILTKAMERAGEKEGLMVVHTPLQALEAMSKMKGGPEIEFAEPNYIYQHTATSSDPYYTNGSLWGMYGASTSPANQYGSNAAAAWAAGRTGSATVYVGIIDEGIQFDHPDLSGQVWTNTFDPVNGQDDDGNGYIDDTHGWDFDGNNNTIYDGGAKGSLDDHGTHVAGTIGANANNGAGVAGVNWNVRMISCKFLGRRGGTSANAVKAVDYLTNLKVKRGLNIVASNNSWGGGGYSQALFDAIKRANDANILFIAAAGNGGSDGVGDNNDAVASYPSNYNVANVIAVAAITSSGARSSFSNYGATTVDIGAPGSAIWSTTAYNGYSSYSGTSMATPHVTGAAALYAATKPGSAAQIKNALLSSAVPTASLSGKTVTGGRLDANAALSK
- a CDS encoding OmpA family protein; protein product: MSRLVYLGALLTAGLLVISSCSEQKTPPDAGQPLSGTVQPPAGAAPATPGATPAAPAASSATPDQGQKLTGQVSDLSGAANDLNAQMTDMGLVINFDTDVLFDFDKADIKAEAAPTLEKLAQVVKQYTKSRVVINGYTDAKGDDAYNVSLSQRRAQAIADWLTQHQAGAAGQFQVKGFGEANPIAPNTKPDGSDNPEGRQQNRRVEVIIS
- a CDS encoding phosphoribosylglycinamide synthetase: MQKSLLVASVFALSVTACSQEKTADTTTTAVDTPAAAPAPAPAKATAGVERAEAVAPAPAAAALSTQPGPKGTQVALTKARVVGDILNVELQYTLPAASNSNSEFLHTDIDQINYIDDATSRKYNILKDQQGAWMAMPTNSSGKSLDIAARKAGPSIVTLKFPAPPAESPTISLSVPEVGSFDGIAVQR